A section of the Spirosoma pollinicola genome encodes:
- a CDS encoding RagB/SusD family nutrient uptake outer membrane protein: protein MKNRLLALLFLTASLSSCHDFLNLKPEYQISDQSFYQNQNDFETALVGVYSTTRGLYTTSNLLYMSELTTDNAEIQWSSPSADEMQLDQNAVTPTNAYVLAVWRTCLYTISQSNNILNRIDAVNFDQTTKNRIKGEAQFLRASSYFYLVRLFGNVPITNQTFSSPAQVSSADLTLKPQAEVYTQIVADLTSAESLLPATLNTDKTRTSQMTVKTLLGKVYLTQKSYDLAATKLKEVIDAKQYSLMADYKTLSTNGNTNLAETILEVDFLSGQSLGNNYSAVFTPSITSMAIFPGNAQGSGRIVPTLDLIRSYEAGDARKVISVNDSITLIGGKKSYSRYGLKFVDFKAVDPGDGSVSFTILRYADVLLMYAEALNEGGKTTDALLYLNQVRQRAKLAALSGLSQADLRLALERERRVEFLYEGQRWFDLVRTGRAQTVLNAHYASQKLSFSVQDFELFFPIPQTEIDLNPALKQNIGY from the coding sequence ATGAAAAACCGACTCCTGGCCTTACTATTCCTGACGGCCAGCTTATCTTCCTGCCACGATTTCCTGAATCTGAAGCCGGAATACCAGATCAGCGACCAGAGTTTTTACCAAAATCAGAACGATTTTGAGACGGCGTTGGTGGGTGTGTACAGCACGACTCGGGGCTTGTACACTACCAGCAATCTACTCTACATGAGCGAATTAACGACTGACAATGCAGAAATCCAATGGTCGTCACCCTCAGCCGATGAGATGCAACTGGATCAGAACGCCGTAACGCCGACCAATGCATACGTGTTAGCTGTCTGGAGAACCTGCCTGTATACCATCTCGCAGAGTAACAATATTCTGAATCGTATCGATGCGGTAAACTTTGACCAGACGACGAAGAACCGAATCAAAGGCGAAGCGCAGTTCTTGCGGGCTTCCAGTTATTTCTACCTGGTGCGGTTGTTCGGCAACGTGCCGATCACCAACCAGACCTTTAGCAGTCCGGCTCAGGTTTCGTCAGCTGATCTGACGTTAAAGCCGCAGGCAGAGGTGTACACACAAATCGTTGCCGATCTGACCAGCGCCGAGAGTTTGCTACCCGCCACATTGAATACCGACAAAACGCGCACTTCCCAAATGACCGTCAAGACATTGTTGGGCAAAGTGTACCTGACTCAGAAGAGTTACGACCTGGCGGCTACGAAGCTGAAAGAAGTCATCGACGCCAAACAGTACTCGCTGATGGCCGACTATAAAACGCTGTCAACGAATGGTAACACGAACCTGGCTGAAACGATTTTAGAAGTTGACTTTCTATCCGGGCAATCGCTGGGCAATAACTATTCGGCGGTGTTTACTCCATCGATCACCAGCATGGCTATTTTCCCCGGTAATGCACAGGGATCAGGACGTATTGTTCCGACCCTGGACTTAATCCGTTCGTACGAAGCGGGTGATGCGCGCAAAGTCATCTCGGTGAATGATTCGATAACGCTGATTGGGGGTAAAAAATCATACAGCCGGTACGGGCTGAAATTCGTAGATTTTAAAGCGGTTGACCCTGGTGACGGTAGTGTTTCGTTCACAATCCTTCGCTATGCCGATGTGCTATTAATGTACGCTGAAGCCCTGAATGAAGGGGGGAAAACGACTGACGCACTACTTTATCTTAATCAGGTGCGGCAACGGGCAAAACTGGCAGCTTTGTCTGGATTGTCGCAGGCCGACCTGCGCCTGGCACTTGAACGCGAACGCCGGGTAGAGTTCCTGTACGAAGGTCAACGCTGGTTTGACTTAGTGCGAACCGGACGGGCGCAAACCGTGCTTAACGCCCACTACGCCAGCCAAAAATTGTCTTTCTCCGTACAGGATTTTGAGTTGTTTTTTCCCATTCCGCAAACGGAAATCGACCTAAATCCAGCCCTGAAGCAGAATATTGGCTATTAA
- a CDS encoding GDSL-type esterase/lipase family protein — protein MNTPLIRCLFILVLSGLSSYAPAQNKWEMAVQAFEENDQQTPPPAQPIVFVGSSSFTIWNSLQATFPDKAIINRAFGGSQLSDALLYADRIILAYHPKQVVIYAGDNDLAGGRSSRTVYRLFVTLFRKLRRAQPQLAVAFVAIKPSPVRWKFQANMTVTNRLIRRYLRRQQNTNFVDVVPAMLDSNTHRPIGKLFKPDSLHMNAEGYERWATLLRPVLR, from the coding sequence ATGAACACTCCGTTGATTCGCTGTCTTTTCATACTAGTTTTGAGCGGATTGTCGAGCTACGCTCCAGCCCAGAATAAGTGGGAAATGGCGGTACAAGCGTTTGAGGAAAACGATCAGCAAACGCCACCGCCCGCTCAACCGATTGTGTTTGTCGGCAGTTCATCCTTTACTATCTGGAACAGCCTGCAAGCTACATTTCCCGATAAAGCGATCATTAACCGGGCATTTGGGGGATCGCAACTGAGCGATGCCCTTCTGTACGCCGACCGAATCATTCTGGCCTATCATCCTAAACAAGTGGTAATTTATGCAGGCGATAATGACTTGGCTGGTGGCAGATCGTCCCGAACGGTGTACAGGCTTTTCGTAACCTTATTTCGCAAACTCCGTCGGGCGCAACCCCAACTAGCGGTGGCCTTCGTTGCGATTAAGCCGAGTCCGGTACGCTGGAAGTTTCAGGCGAACATGACCGTGACGAACCGGCTCATCAGGCGCTACCTTCGGCGGCAGCAAAACACAAATTTTGTCGACGTGGTACCGGCAATGCTTGATTCGAATACTCATCGCCCAATAGGCAAACTCTTTAAGCCTGACAGTCTACACATGAATGCCGAGGGCTATGAACGTTGGGCGACTTTGCTCCGACCGGTACTGCGTTAA
- a CDS encoding carbohydrate porin, with amino-acid sequence MYNLIKTLVLFGLACLLTSGFVPSNVLRINDPDFIRLRGKSFNNITLELSLKPFKKNDKAYRQQVATELFTQWSALLRHADTVSVMLWTSDGSEILDYTGNMNQPLEWAKYMGNPNTDHEVGSGPKDLSLHERAYLYMDNPPAYTYGDLKAIIDALKEAGKRVTGKPIRIGATFDPGPEFAKSEFKYKKHPEILGGNAMGHKTMVSCYSTLNADNQAYAGFPKGIPASTPFGTFLGRQSQHFLTDLGYDYIWFSNGFGFGVEGWSSTGAIFNGKAFTPEKLAYTRELIADFWNLFRKECPHFQIQTRGTNLSTGADLARDGVDLKQIYGGHYNILPPPNSPWAALDGDFGLEMVGYMSRMAELPDERYLFRYYTHDPWWVNSPWLDRYGQEPHDIYLPMAVARINAKGEIKLPTHLNLLTADNTYGEMPAQVPNEVTPHILKARYDSPTEPGPLVWVYPFDEYHNWAYKQPARVPEIYYGDWLIRQAINNGFPLNTIVSTNSFQKVVTAKPTFFNESVLVSIVPEANSSLEKSLIAFVQSGGKLLIYGPADHAGKAFLSLLNLENTTALEGDFVVNSKINLDKLDKPYPTKIIHRALFSGGGLSTHIKTRTDDTRVLATMTQGSKSRDVVWVRELPGWKGGKVAYVRGTNSSKFTGGKLLTPDDPEQLFTGPLLMRYVLKEFGVDYRIDKRNPSVKNPVLTIAKGSNGYFFSGYCPNTTVTHRFKLSQGAPILTGYETELVDGYSVYNLPKAWHRESRFFIDQLDGIVSCQEMTSGMPHMNRCVRLTGLKNATVHIYPDEGVSDQELHVYTNSSYPWRKGKATVKPGDIKYGNHYVVENVTGDLVAFW; translated from the coding sequence ATGTATAATCTCATCAAAACCCTCGTCTTATTCGGCTTGGCGTGCCTGCTAACTAGCGGCTTTGTACCATCTAATGTGCTACGAATCAACGATCCTGATTTCATACGGCTGCGTGGAAAATCATTCAACAACATCACGCTGGAACTGTCTCTCAAGCCGTTTAAGAAGAATGACAAGGCATACCGGCAGCAGGTGGCAACAGAACTGTTCACGCAGTGGTCGGCGCTGCTGCGGCATGCGGATACGGTATCGGTGATGCTCTGGACTTCAGACGGTTCCGAGATTCTGGATTATACCGGTAATATGAATCAGCCTCTCGAATGGGCAAAGTACATGGGTAATCCGAATACGGACCACGAAGTAGGATCGGGACCCAAAGACTTGTCGCTGCACGAACGCGCGTACCTATACATGGATAATCCACCTGCCTACACGTATGGGGATTTAAAAGCGATCATTGATGCCTTAAAAGAAGCGGGGAAGCGGGTTACTGGCAAACCGATTCGCATTGGCGCGACGTTCGATCCGGGTCCCGAGTTTGCCAAGTCGGAATTCAAATATAAAAAGCATCCCGAAATCCTGGGTGGCAATGCCATGGGGCACAAAACCATGGTTAGCTGTTATTCAACGCTCAACGCGGATAATCAGGCGTACGCGGGTTTTCCAAAAGGGATTCCCGCCAGCACGCCGTTCGGCACTTTCCTGGGTCGACAGAGCCAGCATTTTCTGACCGATTTAGGCTATGATTACATCTGGTTCAGCAATGGATTCGGTTTTGGGGTCGAAGGGTGGTCATCGACCGGAGCTATTTTCAATGGCAAAGCGTTTACCCCCGAAAAGCTGGCATATACTCGGGAGTTGATCGCTGATTTTTGGAATCTATTCCGTAAAGAATGTCCTCATTTTCAGATTCAAACCCGGGGAACAAATTTGTCAACGGGTGCCGATTTAGCGCGGGATGGGGTTGATCTGAAGCAAATTTATGGGGGTCACTACAATATACTACCCCCGCCTAATTCGCCCTGGGCTGCCCTTGATGGCGATTTTGGGTTAGAAATGGTTGGCTATATGTCGCGCATGGCTGAGTTACCCGATGAGCGATATTTATTCCGCTATTACACGCATGACCCCTGGTGGGTAAATAGTCCCTGGCTGGATCGTTACGGGCAGGAGCCACACGACATATATTTGCCAATGGCGGTTGCGCGCATTAACGCTAAAGGCGAAATAAAACTGCCTACCCACTTAAATTTACTCACCGCTGACAACACGTACGGTGAAATGCCGGCGCAGGTGCCCAACGAGGTGACGCCCCATATTTTAAAAGCGCGCTATGATTCACCCACGGAACCTGGCCCGCTGGTATGGGTCTATCCGTTCGACGAATACCACAATTGGGCCTACAAACAACCAGCACGAGTGCCGGAGATTTATTATGGTGACTGGCTCATTCGGCAAGCCATTAACAACGGTTTTCCACTGAATACCATTGTGTCGACCAATTCATTTCAGAAAGTGGTAACCGCTAAACCAACCTTCTTCAATGAATCCGTACTCGTCAGTATCGTACCGGAAGCGAATTCATCGCTCGAAAAATCACTGATTGCTTTCGTGCAGAGTGGGGGCAAGCTGCTTATTTATGGGCCAGCCGATCACGCAGGGAAGGCGTTTTTGAGTCTGTTGAATCTTGAAAATACAACCGCCCTGGAAGGAGACTTCGTAGTAAACTCAAAGATCAACCTGGATAAACTTGATAAACCTTATCCCACTAAAATTATACACCGGGCGCTATTTTCGGGTGGTGGTTTATCTACTCATATAAAGACCAGAACGGATGACACCAGAGTACTAGCAACAATGACTCAGGGTAGTAAGTCGCGCGATGTGGTTTGGGTACGCGAACTGCCTGGCTGGAAAGGGGGTAAAGTTGCTTATGTGCGGGGTACGAATTCGAGCAAGTTTACGGGCGGCAAACTTCTGACGCCTGACGATCCTGAACAACTCTTTACCGGTCCGCTGCTGATGCGTTACGTGTTGAAAGAGTTTGGCGTAGACTACCGGATTGACAAACGAAACCCATCGGTGAAAAACCCTGTGCTGACGATTGCTAAAGGTAGCAACGGTTATTTCTTCTCGGGTTATTGTCCTAACACGACCGTTACACACCGATTTAAATTATCTCAGGGCGCCCCAATTTTAACGGGTTACGAAACCGAGTTAGTTGACGGTTATTCAGTTTATAATCTGCCCAAAGCCTGGCACCGGGAAAGTCGATTCTTCATTGATCAGTTGGACGGTATTGTCTCCTGCCAGGAAATGACATCGGGTATGCCACACATGAACCGGTGTGTTCGGTTGACGGGTCTTAAAAATGCAACAGTTCACATTTACCCGGATGAGGGTGTTTCTGATCAGGAACTGCATGTGTATACCAACTCAAGTTATCCGTGGCGAAAAGGAAAGGCCACTGTTAAACCAGGAGATATAAAGTATGGTAATCATTACGTAGTTGAAAACGTAACTGGTGATTTGGTGGCCTTTTGGTGA
- a CDS encoding SGNH/GDSL hydrolase family protein yields the protein MLKLVTFVITIVSLTINAMGQPADSGTYLSDVKKGLNAIWPQNRTINLVFHGHSVPAGYWHDHEVHTLESYPNLLLERLKKQYPYAVVNVIVTAIGGENSIQGQTRLESDVLVHKPDVLFIDYALNDRLADLANVRQAWEKMIQSALCRNINVILVTPSPDQRLDILNANNLLNPYVQQIRQLAQQYHVGLADPYVKFQQIARKGELPAYMSHINHPNKAGHEIIANELVKWLKK from the coding sequence ATGCTTAAACTAGTTACTTTTGTTATCACTATTGTGAGCTTGACGATCAATGCGATGGGTCAACCGGCGGACTCCGGTACGTATCTATCCGACGTTAAGAAAGGACTAAACGCCATCTGGCCACAGAACCGAACAATCAATCTTGTCTTTCACGGTCATTCGGTACCCGCGGGTTACTGGCATGATCACGAAGTACACACGCTGGAATCGTACCCGAATCTACTTCTGGAAAGGCTAAAAAAACAGTATCCATACGCTGTAGTCAACGTGATCGTGACGGCAATTGGGGGTGAAAATTCAATTCAAGGGCAAACTCGACTTGAATCGGACGTGCTTGTGCACAAACCGGATGTACTGTTTATCGACTACGCGTTGAATGATCGCCTCGCTGATCTTGCCAATGTTCGCCAAGCGTGGGAAAAAATGATTCAATCGGCGCTATGCCGAAACATCAACGTGATTCTAGTAACCCCATCCCCCGATCAACGACTGGATATTTTAAACGCCAACAACCTGTTAAATCCCTATGTGCAGCAGATTCGACAATTAGCCCAACAATACCACGTTGGCTTAGCCGATCCCTATGTAAAATTTCAACAGATTGCCAGAAAAGGGGAATTGCCCGCGTATATGTCTCATATTAATCACCCCAATAAAGCGGGCCATGAGATTATTGCCAATGAGTTAGTTAAGTGGCTCAAAAAGTAA
- a CDS encoding GntR family transcriptional regulator: MSDLPKIGREAVRENRAATAGKAKFIALSEHIIDQIRQGELQPGDQIPSENELIKTFTISNTTARKVLLEIESKGWARRVKGKGTYVLNRTEDHHFLRTLGSIYATRRGFHDSLIAEGFTPKNIVLEKTILPDGISTEINGRHFIIEGPTLKLHQLRYADELLIKDEVKYISLNMCPKIDRIPTEVSYFKVYENNYHLKITEVQQTLSVKILEPNTTNFDLGKPTPVFVLDSAIICTNNKVVEIERSYYHGDKYKFAVIANPVQAQ; this comes from the coding sequence ATGAGTGACTTGCCGAAAATTGGGCGTGAAGCAGTCAGGGAAAACCGAGCAGCTACGGCAGGGAAGGCGAAATTTATCGCGTTAAGCGAACATATCATTGACCAGATAAGACAGGGAGAATTACAGCCTGGCGACCAGATACCGTCGGAGAATGAACTCATAAAAACCTTTACTATAAGCAACACAACGGCTCGCAAAGTCTTATTAGAAATTGAATCGAAAGGATGGGCAAGGCGTGTTAAAGGTAAAGGGACCTATGTATTAAATCGGACGGAAGACCACCACTTTTTACGTACGCTAGGGTCAATCTATGCTACTCGACGTGGGTTTCACGACAGTCTGATTGCGGAGGGCTTTACACCTAAAAATATTGTCCTGGAAAAGACCATTTTGCCAGATGGTATTTCAACCGAAATCAACGGACGCCATTTCATTATCGAGGGTCCAACGCTAAAACTTCATCAACTCCGGTATGCAGACGAGTTATTGATCAAGGATGAAGTTAAGTACATCTCCCTTAACATGTGTCCAAAGATTGATCGGATACCAACGGAAGTCTCGTATTTTAAAGTGTACGAAAACAATTATCACTTGAAAATCACGGAAGTGCAGCAAACACTGAGTGTGAAGATTCTGGAGCCTAACACAACCAACTTCGACCTGGGTAAACCTACACCCGTTTTTGTGCTTGATAGTGCCATAATCTGCACAAATAACAAAGTAGTCGAAATAGAGCGATCCTATTACCACGGCGACAAGTACAAATTTGCCGTCATCGCCAATCCTGTTCAAGCCCAATAA
- a CDS encoding AI-2E family transporter has product MLRQSPINLPYPARLVCVLLSLVIIIYGLHTLSGLLIPLVFAILFSVLLFPLAHRFEQWRMPRILASIVCLVFLLAFIVGLFYAVSLQISSFSEVLPQLTERAGQYVDKLQGMTKEYFHINRQQQAVQAQKYAKQLLAEGGTILRSTLEATTSALTNVFLVLLFTFFFLLYRDFFRSFFYKAFADEKRSAIDVVFQGIYTVVKDYLAGLVLVILIIGSLMTAGLFFLGVDYAVFFGFFGACLVLIPYFGISLGSLLPAAYTLVTQDNPLKAVAVVGLYLGVQMVEGNFITPYVVGSKVSINPLAAIVVLLLWENIWGLPGLILALPLTAILKVIFDAVESLKPYGFLIGEAEKPRPPIKSLKQLAEQLPRRTKKIGQVEEKTVVTPT; this is encoded by the coding sequence ATGCTTCGACAATCGCCTATTAACCTGCCTTATCCGGCCCGACTGGTTTGCGTATTACTCTCACTAGTCATTATTATTTATGGACTACACACCCTATCGGGACTGCTTATTCCGCTGGTGTTTGCCATCCTGTTTTCGGTGTTGCTGTTTCCCCTGGCCCACCGCTTCGAGCAGTGGCGTATGCCCCGAATTCTGGCCAGTATTGTCTGCTTGGTGTTTCTACTGGCTTTCATCGTGGGTTTGTTTTATGCGGTTTCTTTACAAATCAGCAGCTTTTCGGAAGTTCTACCCCAACTGACCGAACGGGCCGGTCAATACGTGGACAAACTGCAGGGCATGACTAAAGAGTATTTCCACATCAACCGGCAACAACAGGCCGTTCAGGCTCAGAAATACGCCAAACAGCTTTTGGCGGAAGGAGGAACGATTCTACGGTCGACCCTGGAAGCCACCACCAGTGCACTGACCAATGTGTTTCTGGTCCTGTTATTCACGTTTTTCTTTCTGCTCTACCGGGATTTCTTTCGTTCCTTTTTCTACAAAGCCTTTGCCGATGAAAAACGCTCAGCCATTGATGTGGTTTTTCAGGGCATTTATACCGTCGTCAAGGATTACCTGGCCGGACTGGTACTAGTCATTCTGATTATTGGGTCACTCATGACGGCGGGCCTGTTTTTTTTAGGCGTTGACTACGCGGTGTTCTTTGGCTTTTTTGGGGCCTGTCTGGTGCTGATTCCGTATTTTGGTATTTCGCTGGGTTCACTGCTACCGGCAGCCTATACGCTGGTGACGCAGGATAATCCGTTGAAAGCAGTAGCGGTTGTAGGGCTTTACCTGGGGGTTCAGATGGTGGAAGGAAATTTTATCACGCCTTACGTAGTAGGTTCTAAAGTCAGTATCAACCCACTGGCTGCCATTGTCGTTTTACTGTTATGGGAAAATATTTGGGGGCTGCCGGGATTGATTCTGGCCTTACCGCTGACGGCGATTCTCAAGGTTATTTTTGATGCGGTGGAATCATTAAAACCCTACGGTTTTCTGATCGGTGAAGCTGAAAAACCGCGGCCGCCCATCAAAAGCCTAAAGCAGTTAGCGGAACAGTTACCCCGACGAACAAAAAAAATTGGTCAGGTAGAGGAAAAGACGGTAGTGACCCCGACTTAG
- a CDS encoding YtxH domain-containing protein — MKRFLTGLIAGLAISYLTAPRPGVQTRSQLSQAVTERVNGIKAIKQQWDVTRDQVIKLVDMLKSQMAYFQSETTGLID, encoded by the coding sequence ATGAAACGCTTTTTAACGGGACTGATCGCTGGATTAGCCATTAGCTACCTGACCGCTCCACGACCGGGTGTTCAAACCCGCAGCCAGTTGAGTCAGGCGGTTACCGAGCGAGTCAATGGCATCAAAGCCATCAAACAGCAGTGGGACGTAACGAGAGATCAGGTCATCAAGTTAGTGGATATGCTGAAAAGTCAGATGGCTTATTTTCAGTCAGAAACAACCGGGCTGATCGATTAG